The Chryseobacterium indicum genome includes a window with the following:
- the speB gene encoding agmatinase produces MKTYAGIPEENASLENSKVMLVTVPYDGTSTWGKGADKGPELFLDASENMELYDIETQTEPYLEGVYLAGEVSENSSPEAMTEAVYQKTKELLNNDGKLFTLFGGEHSVSIGSIRAVGEKFENLTVLQLDAHTDLRPEFHGSTSNHACAVFEANQKHNLVQVGIRSMDVEEVEYLPEGRVFFAHEIANNENWVNDVLEKVSGNVYITIDLDAFDPSLCPSTGTPEPGGLQWYPTLELLRKVFEKCNVVAFDIVELMDSPMAKPSAFLAAKLYYKMLAYYHIYNNN; encoded by the coding sequence ATGAAAACATACGCAGGAATTCCTGAGGAAAATGCATCGTTAGAAAACTCGAAAGTAATGTTGGTCACTGTTCCTTACGACGGAACTTCAACGTGGGGAAAAGGAGCCGATAAAGGTCCTGAATTATTCCTTGATGCTTCCGAAAACATGGAACTGTATGACATCGAAACGCAGACAGAACCATATTTAGAAGGAGTATATTTAGCAGGAGAAGTTTCTGAAAATTCTTCACCGGAAGCCATGACAGAAGCGGTTTACCAGAAAACAAAAGAGCTTTTGAATAATGACGGAAAATTATTCACCCTTTTCGGGGGAGAACACTCTGTTTCTATCGGTTCGATTCGTGCGGTAGGAGAGAAGTTTGAGAATTTAACCGTTCTTCAGTTGGACGCTCACACAGATCTTCGTCCTGAGTTTCACGGTTCTACTTCCAACCACGCATGTGCGGTTTTTGAAGCCAATCAGAAGCATAATCTGGTACAGGTGGGAATCCGTTCTATGGATGTGGAAGAAGTGGAATATTTACCTGAAGGAAGAGTATTTTTCGCTCACGAAATTGCCAACAACGAAAACTGGGTAAACGACGTTTTGGAAAAAGTTTCAGGAAATGTGTACATCACCATTGATCTTGATGCTTTCGATCCATCACTTTGTCCGTCAACAGGAACTCCGGAACCGGGTGGTTTACAGTGGTATCCTACGTTGGAATTGTTAAGAAAAGTATTCGAAAAATGTAACGTTGTCGCTTTTGATATTGTAGAATTAATGGATTCTCCGATGGCAAAACCAAGCGCATTCTTGGCGGCGAAGTTATATTACAAAATGCTTGCTTACTATCATATCTATAACAACAACTAA
- a CDS encoding helix-turn-helix transcriptional regulator, whose product MNLNRIKSVLVEKNKTSKELARHLGKTESTVSRWCTNEVQPSVETLYEISKFLKVDIRELLVSTL is encoded by the coding sequence GTGAACTTAAATAGAATAAAATCTGTTCTGGTTGAAAAAAACAAAACCAGTAAAGAATTAGCCCGTCATTTGGGAAAAACCGAGTCAACAGTTTCTCGATGGTGTACGAATGAAGTTCAGCCTTCTGTTGAAACACTTTATGAAATCTCGAAATTTTTGAAAGTGGATATTCGGGAACTACTTGTGTCGACATTATAA
- a CDS encoding SymE family type I addiction module toxin has protein sequence MKEEKKYQKSGIRQLKVHQKYILRPYHRYVVFPEIRLCGKWLQETGFNCGQSVLVCHKKNKIIITLNKEMNSDQ, from the coding sequence ATGAAGGAAGAAAAAAAATATCAAAAATCAGGAATAAGACAATTGAAAGTGCATCAGAAGTACATTTTAAGACCGTATCATCGGTATGTTGTATTTCCTGAAATCCGACTTTGCGGAAAATGGCTTCAGGAGACGGGTTTCAATTGTGGACAATCTGTGCTTGTTTGCCACAAGAAAAATAAAATCATCATCACTCTGAATAAGGAAATGAATTCAGATCAGTAA
- a CDS encoding bifunctional helix-turn-helix domain-containing protein/methylated-DNA--[protein]-cysteine S-methyltransferase produces the protein MSTQNQIDYERIAKAIDYIRSNFKLQPSLEEVAGKIHLSPAHFQKMFSDWAGTSPKKFLQFISLEHAKSLLKEEKASLFDTAYETGLSSTSRLHDLFVKIEGMSPAEYKNGGKSLNINYSFSESPFGKVIAASTEKGICYMAFETDQHKALGDLQAKFPNASFFERKDDFQNNALSIFSKDWSELNTIKLHLKGTDFQLKVWESLLNIPMGKLSTYGNLADKIGNPNASRAVGTAIGSNPVAFLIPCHRVIQSTGKIGGYMWGSERKQLIIGWESSKMYS, from the coding sequence ATGTCTACACAGAATCAGATAGATTACGAAAGAATTGCCAAAGCGATAGACTATATCCGGAGCAATTTTAAGCTTCAGCCAAGTCTGGAGGAAGTGGCGGGGAAAATTCATTTGAGTCCGGCTCATTTTCAGAAAATGTTTTCTGACTGGGCAGGAACAAGTCCGAAGAAATTTTTGCAGTTCATCAGTCTGGAACATGCCAAAAGTTTGCTGAAGGAAGAAAAAGCGAGTTTATTTGATACGGCTTACGAGACAGGATTATCGAGTACAAGCAGACTGCACGATCTGTTTGTGAAAATCGAAGGAATGTCTCCGGCAGAATATAAAAACGGAGGAAAAAGCCTCAACATCAATTACAGTTTTTCCGAAAGTCCTTTTGGAAAAGTAATTGCAGCTTCCACAGAAAAAGGAATCTGCTACATGGCTTTTGAAACCGATCAACATAAAGCATTGGGAGATTTACAGGCTAAATTTCCTAATGCTTCTTTTTTTGAAAGGAAAGATGATTTTCAGAACAATGCCCTTTCTATTTTCAGTAAAGACTGGTCGGAACTCAACACCATAAAACTCCATTTAAAAGGAACCGATTTTCAGTTGAAAGTCTGGGAAAGTCTGCTCAATATTCCGATGGGAAAATTATCGACCTATGGAAATCTGGCGGATAAAATTGGAAATCCGAATGCTTCAAGAGCCGTAGGAACCGCGATTGGCAGCAATCCTGTTGCGTTTTTAATTCCGTGTCACAGAGTAATTCAGTCAACCGGAAAAATCGGCGGTTATATGTGGGGAAGCGAAAGAAAACAGCTAATTATCGGCTGGGAAAGTTCAAAAATGTACTCTTGA
- a CDS encoding DUF2089 family protein → MKLPIVCPSCESALQVSQMKCNNCETIVSGNYELPLYLQLTREEQEFILSFFLSSGSIKEMAKQAGNSYPTMRNKMDDLIEKIKNLK, encoded by the coding sequence ATGAAACTACCCATCGTTTGCCCAAGCTGCGAATCTGCATTACAGGTAAGCCAGATGAAATGCAACAATTGCGAGACTATCGTCAGCGGAAATTACGAGCTTCCGTTATACTTACAGCTTACGCGCGAAGAGCAGGAATTTATCCTCAGCTTTTTCCTGTCCAGCGGAAGCATTAAAGAAATGGCGAAGCAGGCAGGGAATTCTTATCCTACCATGAGAAACAAGATGGATGACTTAATCGAAAAAATTAAAAACCTGAAGTAA
- a CDS encoding alpha/beta hydrolase family protein — MKTKLLLVLIVLAQTFYAQEITGNWKGDLDIQGMKLPLVLHISKDGENLKSTVDSPKQGAKDIPVDHTTFANNELIFEVKALSVSYKGTLKNGKIEGTFQQGSMSLPLTFETFIGEEKVSFNRPQTPKPPFDYKTEEVTFVNPADKNTLAGTISIPQNFKKSDKVLVMITGSGRQNRDEELFGHKPFAVIADYFAKKGIATLRIDDRGIGGSSQGKDDDTTANFATDISTAVDFLAAKGYLNIGLIGHSEGGMIAPIVAKMNNKVKFLVLMAAPGTKIEELLIQQNYLGGKLAGMTEKDLAEANVMNKKIYDFIKSYSGTTYEEDLKKFMTENFQGKMSKEELTQTISQTKNNWFRYFIKFNPDEYLSTIKIPVLALNGSLDFQVPAKENLEAIQQSLTKAGNKNFKTEELAGLNHLFQEAKTGAFAEYADIEQTISPKALAEMADWIAKLKK, encoded by the coding sequence ATGAAAACCAAACTTTTATTGGTGCTGATTGTATTGGCACAGACTTTTTACGCCCAGGAAATAACAGGAAACTGGAAAGGCGACCTCGATATTCAGGGAATGAAACTTCCTCTCGTTCTGCACATCAGCAAAGACGGTGAAAACTTAAAATCCACAGTAGACAGCCCGAAACAGGGAGCAAAAGATATTCCTGTAGACCACACTACCTTTGCAAACAACGAACTTATTTTTGAAGTAAAAGCACTTTCTGTTTCTTATAAAGGAACTTTGAAAAACGGAAAAATTGAAGGAACTTTCCAACAGGGATCGATGTCTCTGCCTCTTACTTTCGAAACTTTTATCGGGGAAGAAAAAGTAAGTTTTAACCGTCCCCAAACTCCAAAACCTCCTTTCGACTACAAAACGGAAGAGGTAACTTTTGTAAATCCTGCAGATAAAAATACTTTGGCAGGAACCATTTCTATACCCCAGAACTTTAAAAAATCGGATAAAGTTTTAGTCATGATTACAGGTTCCGGAAGACAAAACCGGGACGAAGAACTTTTCGGACATAAACCTTTTGCCGTGATTGCAGATTATTTTGCAAAAAAAGGCATTGCCACTTTAAGAATTGACGACCGTGGAATTGGTGGTTCAAGTCAGGGAAAAGATGATGACACAACTGCTAACTTTGCAACAGACATTTCTACAGCGGTTGATTTTCTTGCAGCAAAAGGATATCTGAACATAGGTTTGATTGGACATTCCGAAGGAGGGATGATTGCGCCGATCGTAGCAAAAATGAACAACAAAGTGAAATTTTTAGTGTTAATGGCTGCTCCGGGAACTAAAATTGAGGAATTACTGATTCAGCAAAATTATCTGGGCGGCAAACTCGCAGGAATGACTGAAAAAGATTTAGCTGAAGCCAATGTAATGAATAAAAAGATTTATGACTTTATTAAAAGTTACAGCGGAACAACCTACGAAGAAGATCTGAAAAAATTTATGACTGAAAATTTTCAGGGTAAAATGAGTAAGGAAGAACTGACACAAACCATCAGCCAGACCAAGAATAACTGGTTCAGATATTTTATAAAATTTAATCCTGACGAATATCTTTCAACCATAAAAATTCCTGTTCTCGCATTGAACGGAAGTCTGGATTTTCAGGTTCCGGCTAAAGAAAATCTGGAAGCCATTCAACAATCTTTAACCAAAGCAGGAAATAAAAATTTCAAAACGGAGGAACTTGCCGGGTTAAATCATTTATTTCAGGAAGCGAAAACGGGAGCATTTGCAGAATATGCAGACATTGAACAAACCATTTCTCCAAAAGCTTTAGCCGAAATGGCAGACTGGATTGCAAAACTTAAAAAGTAA
- a CDS encoding DUF4272 domain-containing protein codes for MSFFKKIFGSSENENPPKQTNKSDELEKYKAIPWMTDLRLDNISICLSAGFKPATSLPTEFERKLRPKVEIAKRLNAIKAIVLWLMVPEEELSNERILNFVLNNGLDLFLADDERQILNSSRNDEELRNLIGWKFENAWSLAWYFGYIAPDITGQMMTGEQMQEILINYTCPLDEKIENWAETAKTVSDEDLSKKEDLFYCLHNAVRSAQLGRQTVPQNFDPIGNGGVIHERRHSLTWMLSDGTEWDETDLST; via the coding sequence ATGAGTTTTTTTAAGAAAATATTTGGTTCATCGGAAAATGAAAACCCGCCAAAACAAACAAATAAGAGTGATGAATTAGAAAAATATAAAGCTATCCCTTGGATGACAGATTTAAGGCTTGATAATATTTCTATATGTCTAAGTGCAGGTTTTAAACCAGCTACTTCTTTGCCCACTGAATTTGAAAGAAAATTGAGACCTAAAGTTGAAATTGCAAAAAGACTAAACGCAATAAAGGCTATTGTTCTTTGGCTTATGGTGCCTGAGGAAGAATTATCTAATGAGAGAATTTTAAACTTTGTTTTGAATAATGGGTTAGATTTATTTTTAGCAGATGATGAAAGACAAATTCTAAATTCATCAAGAAATGATGAAGAATTAAGAAATCTGATTGGTTGGAAATTTGAAAATGCCTGGTCTTTAGCCTGGTACTTTGGCTACATAGCTCCTGATATAACAGGACAGATGATGACAGGTGAACAAATGCAAGAAATTTTAATTAATTATACTTGTCCGCTTGATGAAAAAATTGAAAACTGGGCTGAAACAGCAAAAACTGTATCAGATGAAGATTTAAGTAAGAAAGAAGATTTATTCTATTGTCTTCATAATGCAGTAAGAAGTGCCCAGTTGGGAAGACAAACTGTTCCACAAAATTTTGACCCTATTGGAAATGGCGGAGTTATACACGAAAGAAGACATTCTTTAACGTGGATGCTTTCTGATGGAACTGAATGGGATGAAACAGATTTAAGCACTTAG
- a CDS encoding YIP1 family protein, with protein sequence MNWQTLFNPFSKFSEKTLLTIGSVTGVFLIISCYFTQTKMDSLLHFSSGEGLNLVSISLYVLISLVYAVLLLFGLGKIFNKRTRLIDIANAVLVSQIPVLFTVISTKLFDIERLSKQISQTSAQAKVPDINILDLISLTVFAFANLILIIYSFTLLFNGFKTATNIKKWQQIVIFAFVTLLGILICQIILPQFSL encoded by the coding sequence ATGAACTGGCAAACTCTATTCAATCCGTTTTCTAAATTTTCGGAAAAAACTCTTTTAACCATTGGTTCTGTCACAGGTGTATTTTTAATTATTTCCTGTTATTTTACCCAAACAAAAATGGACAGTCTGCTCCATTTTTCTTCCGGCGAAGGTTTAAATCTGGTTTCAATCAGTCTCTATGTTTTAATCAGTTTAGTATATGCGGTTTTACTGCTTTTCGGGTTAGGAAAAATTTTCAACAAAAGAACAAGGCTGATCGATATTGCCAATGCCGTATTGGTTTCACAAATTCCTGTACTGTTTACCGTAATTTCTACCAAACTTTTTGATATTGAAAGACTTTCAAAGCAAATTTCCCAAACATCCGCACAAGCTAAAGTTCCGGATATTAATATTTTGGATTTAATCAGTCTAACGGTTTTTGCATTTGCCAACTTAATTTTAATCATTTACAGTTTCACCTTGCTTTTCAACGGTTTCAAAACCGCAACCAATATTAAGAAATGGCAGCAGATCGTCATTTTTGCCTTTGTAACTCTTTTAGGAATTTTAATCTGTCAAATTATTTTACCTCAATTCAGCCTATAA